AGGCCTGGGTGGAACTGCTGGAGAAGGGCAAGAAGCCTGTGCTGCCACTAATCGGAACGTATTAGAATTACAAATAGGAGTTGTGAAACCACAAGCCCTTTGGCCTACTATAGAATAATTGTGCCCATTAATAATAAAAGACCTCATTCTGTCACGAATTTGAAGATCATTTAAACGTGCCGCACGGTAATGATCGATCATTCCATACACCAATTCATCTTGTTCTTGCCGATTTAGATTACTAGGGTTTTCATCCCTCTCCTGAATCTCAATACCAAAAGAAGCACTTCCCCCACAATTTTCTTGAATCATAATTCTTGTCATACAGAGCTCTTTTTAATTTCAATAAGAAGTTGCCAAATCTTACAATACACGCCGACCCTCAATCGCCCGAAACAAGGTCATGCTGTCGATATATTCCAAGTCTCCACCCACAGGGATCCCCGAGGCAATTCGGCTCACTTTCAGTCCCAACGGCTTAAGGATTTTAGTCAAATAGAGTGCAGTGGCCTCGCCTTCTACATTAGTGTTCGTCGCCAAAATGACTTCCTGAACTTTTCCATCCGAAAGCCGACCCAGTAATTCTTTAATCTTCAGATCTTCAGGGCCTACGCGATCCAGGGGTGAAATGGCCCCGTGGAGAATGTGGTAGTAGCCCTTATAATTTTTGGATTGCTCTATCACACGCAGCTCCTGTGGCCCTTCAATCACCAACAGGAGTTGCTCATCCCGATGGGGGTCACGACAAACCGCGCAAGGATCCTGTTGGGTGAAATTCTGGCACAGTGAACAAAAAAACATTTCATTGACCACTTCACGCAGCGAAACCGCCAGCTTTTCTGCATAAGCCTTGGGAGAGCGCAAAACAAAAAAAGCCAGACGCGTGGCCGTTTTTTCCCCGATACCGGGGAGTTTGGAGAGTTCTTGAATGAGGTGGTCTAAGGAGGAAGACAAAGTAAATCCTGTGTTAATCTTTAAAAACTCTGAACAAAATTGCATAAATAAATTTATGCAATTTTGTCTAAAACAAGCCTGGGATTTTCATCCCTCCCATCAGCCCACCCATCTCCTGTTCGGCGGCTTCTTTGGAGCGGCGGATAGCTTCATTCACGGCAGCTAAAACGAGATCTTGTAACATTGTCACATCTTCAGGATTCACCACCTCTTTTTCAATCTTGAGGGAAAGTAATTCATTTTTTCCGCTCACCACCACATTCACCATCCCGCCGCCACTACTGGCTTCGTAGGTTTTGGTGGCAAGTTCTTCTTGTTGTTTGAGCATTTGTTTTTGAAGCTGTTGGGCTTGCTTCATCATTTGTTGGATGTTCATGAAGTGACCTCCTCGATTTTTGCGTTTAAAATATTCATTGCCTTAGAAACTGTAGGATCATTGCTTTGCTGGGTGAGCACTTCTTTTTTTACAGGGCTCTGAAGAATTAATTCTTCCTCAAAAGGCCCCATCAAATCTTGATCACTCAACACAAACTTCAATTTTTTTTGGAAATATTCCTTCGCCAGACTTTGTAAAATTTCTTCTCTTTCTTTCAACCACTCCAACCAGTGCGAATTGGATTCCACCTTCACAAATATTTCAGATTCTTTCAATGCCAACTTCATCGCTCGAGATAAAATAGAAGAGACCTGAGGTTTTTTTTGCTCGGTAAAAGTAAGAAAGCCTTGCAACGTGAGCTCTCCCCTCATCCGCCCTTCAGGCACCTTCTCCCCTAGGAGAAGGGAATTCGACTTTCCCCTCTCCTCGAGAAGAGGGTCAGGGTGAGGTAAGGAGTTCACTGTGACATCACCGCCCGATTCCATCCAACGCGTCAGCTCCAAAAACTGTGAGGCATAAGCCAGTCGGACCAACAGAACTTCCAAAATCATCTTTGGAAATTCACTGTGACTCATCTCCTGAATTCCCTGATGCAAAATCTGAAACATCAGATCCAAAACCTGGGGAGTGGACAAAGCCGCCTGCTCCTTCAAGAACAATTGTTCCGACTCGGTTAAATCTTTGATCACCGATAAATCCTTGCTCACCCGGTAGAGTAACAAATTTTTAATCAACTCCAGCCATTGGATGCAGAATTGCTTTAAATCGTGGCCCCGATCGTAAAGTTCATCCAACAGGACAAGCGCGCGTGTTAAATTTTGAGCAATCAGCACTCGCGTCAGCTCCTGCAGAACAGAGGCATCTGTCAAACCCAGCATCTCCGCCACATCGCTACATTTCAATTTTCCAGAAGCATAGGCCATGGCTTGATCGAGCAGACTCTGGGCATCCCGAATAGAACCTTGGGCCTCACGGGCAATCAACAATAGCACATCCGGTTCGAACTCCACTTTTTCCAGTTCACAAATGGTCTTCAAAATTTGTTGTAATTTTTCGAGAGAAACCCGTCGCAGGTCAAAACGCTGGCAACGCGATAGGATGGTGGCCGGAATTTTATGTGCTTCGGTGGTTGCCATGAAAAAAACGGCATGCGGGGGAGGTTCTTCCAAAGTTTTTAGCAGGGCATTGAAGGCAGAGGTAGACAACATATGCACTTCGTCGATAATGAATATTTTGTAGCGTCCCGAAGCGGGTAGATACTTAAGCTCCTCACGGAGTTCTCGAACATCTTCTACCGAAGTATTGGAAGCACCATCGATTTCTCGAACGTCTAAGGCCGAGCCCTCGGTAATCTGTCTGCAATTGGAACAGTGGTTACAAGGCTTGGCTGTGGGGCCTTGTTCACAATTGAGGGCCTTTGAAAAAATTCGAGCCAGCGAGGTTTTACCGGTTCCGCGTACCCCCGTAAAAAGATAGGCCTGATGGATACGCCTCGCCTGAATGGCATTTTTGAGCGTAGTGACAACGGCATCCTGACCAATCACTTCGTCAAAATTCTGGGGGCGATATTTTCGGGCTAGGACTAGATAAGACATTTTGAACTCACGGAAGGAGTGGGATTTGAACCCACGATACCCGTTAAGGTATACTCGCTTTCGAGGCGAGCGCCTTCAGCCACTCGGCCATCCTTCCAATTTCTGTATTTTACGGAGAGAGTGGGATTCCTTCTCCCCCATCTCCCCCATCGCTTCGCTCTACTCGGGCCTCATCGGCCCGCGCTCAGGTCGTCCTTCGAATCCCAATTCATTAGATTTTTTACGGAGAGAGTGGGATTCGAACCCACGGTACCCGTTAAGATACACACGCGTTCCAGGCGTGCGCCTTAAACCACTCGGCCATCTCTCCAAAATGGAACAGGGCTCCTATATCTTGTCCCGGCCGGAACTCAAGTGCAAAATCATTACTTGATTCAAGAAATGAAAACCCGTAAAGAATTTCCCGTCAGGTCCCACGCAAAGGAGCTCTGCGAACCCCGCCAGATCCGGAAGGAAGCAACGGTAGTGGAATACTTCTTGTGCCGTGGGTAACCTGACTTTTTATTTTCCTATTTTTCTCTCAAAATCTTCCAGACTCGTCACATTCAAACCCAGATCCCGAATCAAACCATCGTGAATATCATAAATAAAGCCATGTACACTGAGCGTCTGACCTGCGCTCCAGGCATCTCGAACCACATTGGTCGAACAAACATGCTTCACTTGCTCCAGCACATTGAGCTCGCACAAGCGATTGGCGAGTTCCATTTCGTTGGGAATGGCCTCTAATTCCTCACGATGCAGGGCATAAATATTTTTGATATGCCAAAGCCAGTGGTCTATTAAACCAAATCGGGCCTCCGATAGGGCCCCCAAAACCCCTCCACAACCATAATGTCCGCAAACAATAATGTCTTTCACCTGAAGAAATTCAACCGCATATTGAATGACCGACAGACAATTGATATCCGAATGTACCACCTGATTTCCCACATTGCGATGCACAAATACCTCACCGGAAGCAAGCCCCAGTATGGTGTTAGCTGGCACACGGGCATCGGAACAACCTATCCATAAATAATCGGGTTTTTGCAGCTCAGACAGTTTTGTAAAATAAGCAGGGTCTTCTTGGCGGCATTTTTTTGCCCAGGCCTCATTTTTTTCTAGAAGTTGTTGGATGCTCTTCATATGCTGCACTCTGCTATGCTTAAAAATTTTTTATTGGTTTCCACCGGGGGAGCTTTGGGTTCAAGCTTGCGTTACGCGGTCAGCCTGCTGCTTCCCTTGTTTTATTCTTCTGCTTTCCCTTGGCCTACCTTTTTGGTCAACTTTTCAGGTTCGTTTCTGATTAGTTTTTTACTGGGTTTTTTTATCAACGATTCTATGCCACTCAAACTCTTTTTCTGCACAGGTATTTTGGGCGGATTCACCACCTACTCCAGTTTTAATAACGAAAATCTTCAGCTGCTGCTTCAGGGCCAATGGTTCACTGCCCTTTCGTATATTTTTCTGAGTCTATTTGGATGCCTATTTGCGGGTTATTTAGGATTTATTTTTTCGCATTAGGCCAGACCTATTCATTTTTCTTTGCCGCAACTGCTTGAAAAAACCAGAAAGCAAATCTACACATTCTTTTTGCAACACGCCTGATCTCACTTCTATTCGATGATTGAGTCTCAAATCTTTCGAAAAATCATACAATGATCCACAGGCCCCTGCTTTGGCATCCAGACAGCCAAACACCAGGCGATCCACTCGGGCCTGCATCAGCGCCCCCATGCACATGAGGCAAGGTTCCAGAGTTACATAAATGGTCACCCCACTCATTCGCCAACAAGCCAGTTTTTTTGCTACTTTTGAAAGCAGATAAATCTCTGCATGCCCCAAAGGATCTTGCTTTGACTCCCGAAGATTATGGGCCCGCGCAATGATTTTATTTTGATAAACGGCAATAGCTCCAATGGGTACTTCATTTTTCTGAGCGGCTTTCTGGGCTTGCTGCAAGGCTTGAAGCATCCATTTTTCGTCCGAAGCAAGGGGAGACATAGAAATTTCCCCTCTTGGGTTAAGAGGGGGTTAGGCGGCGTTACTGTGAAAGAAAAGCACATTAAGAAAATAGGACATTATTGGTAATTCTCAAATTCTTCCAGAGGAGCATCAAAATCCTCAGAAATTTTAATTAAATCTTTTTTAGCTGAACCAGGAACTCTCTTAACAATTTTTTTCTTATTTTCCAAAACATAGACAAATTTTAACACTTCTTTCACCAGAGCTTCTGGCATGCTTTTCAAATGATCATAAACTTGTTCTAAAGTATTCATAACACCCCCATCTATTAACCTGCTCATTCAAGGTAACAAAAAAC
This DNA window, taken from Deltaproteobacteria bacterium, encodes the following:
- the recR gene encoding recombination protein RecR, with the translated sequence MQFCSEFLKINTGFTLSSSLDHLIQELSKLPGIGEKTATRLAFFVLRSPKAYAEKLAVSLREVVNEMFFCSLCQNFTQQDPCAVCRDPHRDEQLLLVIEGPQELRVIEQSKNYKGYYHILHGAISPLDRVGPEDLKIKELLGRLSDGKVQEVILATNTNVEGEATALYLTKILKPLGLKVSRIASGIPVGGDLEYIDSMTLFRAIEGRRVL
- a CDS encoding YbaB/EbfC family nucleoid-associated protein → MNIQQMMKQAQQLQKQMLKQQEELATKTYEASSGGGMVNVVVSGKNELLSLKIEKEVVNPEDVTMLQDLVLAAVNEAIRRSKEAAEQEMGGLMGGMKIPGLF
- the dnaX gene encoding DNA polymerase III subunit gamma/tau; amino-acid sequence: MSYLVLARKYRPQNFDEVIGQDAVVTTLKNAIQARRIHQAYLFTGVRGTGKTSLARIFSKALNCEQGPTAKPCNHCSNCRQITEGSALDVREIDGASNTSVEDVRELREELKYLPASGRYKIFIIDEVHMLSTSAFNALLKTLEEPPPHAVFFMATTEAHKIPATILSRCQRFDLRRVSLEKLQQILKTICELEKVEFEPDVLLLIAREAQGSIRDAQSLLDQAMAYASGKLKCSDVAEMLGLTDASVLQELTRVLIAQNLTRALVLLDELYDRGHDLKQFCIQWLELIKNLLLYRVSKDLSVIKDLTESEQLFLKEQAALSTPQVLDLMFQILHQGIQEMSHSEFPKMILEVLLVRLAYASQFLELTRWMESGGDVTVNSLPHPDPLLEERGKSNSLLLGEKVPEGRMRGELTLQGFLTFTEQKKPQVSSILSRAMKLALKESEIFVKVESNSHWLEWLKEREEILQSLAKEYFQKKLKFVLSDQDLMGPFEEELILQSPVKKEVLTQQSNDPTVSKAMNILNAKIEEVTS
- the can gene encoding carbonate dehydratase, giving the protein MKSIQQLLEKNEAWAKKCRQEDPAYFTKLSELQKPDYLWIGCSDARVPANTILGLASGEVFVHRNVGNQVVHSDINCLSVIQYAVEFLQVKDIIVCGHYGCGGVLGALSEARFGLIDHWLWHIKNIYALHREELEAIPNEMELANRLCELNVLEQVKHVCSTNVVRDAWSAGQTLSVHGFIYDIHDGLIRDLGLNVTSLEDFERKIGK
- the crcB gene encoding fluoride efflux transporter CrcB, translated to MLHSAMLKNFLLVSTGGALGSSLRYAVSLLLPLFYSSAFPWPTFLVNFSGSFLISFLLGFFINDSMPLKLFFCTGILGGFTTYSSFNNENLQLLLQGQWFTALSYIFLSLFGCLFAGYLGFIFSH
- a CDS encoding nucleoside deaminase; this encodes MSPLASDEKWMLQALQQAQKAAQKNEVPIGAIAVYQNKIIARAHNLRESKQDPLGHAEIYLLSKVAKKLACWRMSGVTIYVTLEPCLMCMGALMQARVDRLVFGCLDAKAGACGSLYDFSKDLRLNHRIEVRSGVLQKECVDLLSGFFKQLRQRKMNRSGLMRKNKS
- a CDS encoding DUF2281 domain-containing protein; its protein translation is MNTLEQVYDHLKSMPEALVKEVLKFVYVLENKKKIVKRVPGSAKKDLIKISEDFDAPLEEFENYQ